From a region of the Apis cerana isolate GH-2021 linkage group LG13, AcerK_1.0, whole genome shotgun sequence genome:
- the LOC133667140 gene encoding uncharacterized protein LOC133667140 has protein sequence MASHTSNNKNYNMKLIDTLYNQVPAFTDVFDEETWYIFVACFVAGTFLVAFILSRFITLKPVE, from the coding sequence atggcaAGTCAtacttcaaataataaaaattataatatgaaactgATTGACACACTTTATAATCAAGTTCCAGCTTTTACTGATGTATTTGATGAAGAAACATGGTATATTTTTGTTGCCTGCTTTGTAGCAGGAACATTTTTAGTtgcatttattctttcaagaTTTATTACATTGAAACCTGTAGAATAA